TGTCGGTCGACACCCTGCTCGCTTCGGCCTGCCTGCCGACCATCCACCGGACCATCATGATCGACGGCGAGCCTTACTGGGATGGCGGCTACAGCGCCAACCCGGCGGTCTTTCCGCTGGCTTACCAGTGCGCCTCGCCGGATATCCTGCTCGTCCTGCTGACCCCACTACGCTATGTTGAAACACCGGTTTCGGCGGCAGATATCCGGCAACGCCTGCTTGAACTGTCGTTCAATTCGACTTTCCTGCGCGAAATGCGGATGTTTGCCCACCTCCGCGAGGAAGCCGGCTCATCCTGGCGCCCCCGCTGGTTACCCGGCGGTCGCCTGGAGCGGCGCATCGGGCAACTACGCTTTCACGCCATAACCGCCGACGCCCTGCTCGGCGAACTGCCGGCGGACAGCAAACTGGCCGTCAACCTGCCCTTTTTCGAGCGCCTTCGCGACAGCGGACGCGAGCATGCGCAACACTGGCTGGATCAACATCACGGCAGTTTGGGCAAAGCCTCTACCCTCGACCTGGGGCAACTGTTTTATTGACCTCCCGGCAGGCTGGCATTTTCACGCTTGGGCGGATTGTATTT
The DNA window shown above is from Dechloromonas sp. HYN0024 and carries:
- a CDS encoding patatin-like phospholipase family protein, whose protein sequence is MILRTAKPKTLNLALQGGGAHGAFTWGVLDALLEESTFDIEGVSGTSAGAMNALCLAHGLMTGGRDGARETLARFWTSIAASSPFAAGDGGGEVSQSLKLMLQWTNHLSPEQLNPFDLNPLRDILGEQFDFARLRHESPIKLFIAATHANSGKLRLFRNHELSVDTLLASACLPTIHRTIMIDGEPYWDGGYSANPAVFPLAYQCASPDILLVLLTPLRYVETPVSAADIRQRLLELSFNSTFLREMRMFAHLREEAGSSWRPRWLPGGRLERRIGQLRFHAITADALLGELPADSKLAVNLPFFERLRDSGREHAQHWLDQHHGSLGKASTLDLGQLFY